A window from Citrus sinensis cultivar Valencia sweet orange chromosome 3, DVS_A1.0, whole genome shotgun sequence encodes these proteins:
- the LOC112498374 gene encoding uncharacterized protein LOC112498374, whose product MEPKRSNTIGTNNKSNNTIVANEADDDNKNKTKIKDHHHHQAGQHKPMKKRGAMHLIRVALYMLRRKSKTSVHVDLASKVLGSMRSLRLHSNNNDNNNNNNQRQQRPSKDIETHVAPPMIEQTTSSITEEVLTPPVSPSAPKSIASSSSVDSLSQYASATNLQELDASEEEDEDDDNDNGGDEMIDAKAEEFITQFYEQMRIQNLEYMKSHKQMKLKQADISVADGDVGDESFFFN is encoded by the coding sequence ATGGAGCCAAAGAGATCAAACACCATCGgcacaaataataaaagtaataacaCCATTGTCGCAAATGAAGCTGATGATGACAATAAGAACAAGACCAAGATCaaagatcatcatcatcatcaagctGGGCAGCATAAGCCAATGAAGAAGCGCGGGGCAATGCATCTCATTAGGGTTGCATTGTACATGCTACGCCGCAAATCAAAAACATCAGTGCACGTTGATTTGGCTTCCAAGGTTTTGGGATCAATGCGTTCATTGCGTCTCCATAGCAATAACaatgataataacaataacaataatcaacGACAACAACGTCCATCAAAAGATATTGAAACCCACGTGGCTCCTCCGATGATTGAACAGACGACGTCGTCGATCACTGAGGAGGTTCTTACTCCACCTGTGTCGCCATCGGCACCCAAGTCAATTGCTTCCTCTAGCTCTGTGGATAGCTTGAGCCAGTATGCTTCTGCCACGAATCTTCAAGAGCTTGACGCTAGCGAAGAGGAGGATGaggatgatgataatgataatggtGGGGATGAGATGATTGATGCCAAGGCTGAGGAGTTTATTACTCAATTTTATGAACAAATGAGGATTCAAAACCTTGAATACATGAAGAGTCACAAACAGATGAAACTGAAACAGGCAGATATATCAGTGGCTGATGGTGATGTGGGTGatgaatcatttttttttaattaa
- the LOC102625735 gene encoding uncharacterized protein LOC102625735, producing the protein MDGYRYGSGQRPYGGDRRLEIVSVSGKSFTSAAVGGNQIYATHDLPQIPPRMPRQSHDASLKPWGFTDPEMKRRKRIAKYKVYTVEGKVKASLRKGLRWIKNKCFQIVHGC; encoded by the coding sequence ATGGACGGGTACAGGTATGGCTCGGGTCAGAGGCCATACGGAGGTGATCGGAGGCTGGAGATTGTTAGCGTTAGTGGGAAGAGCTTTACTAGCGCTGCTGTTGGTGGTAATCAGATCTACGCGACTCATGATCTGCCGCAGATTCCGCCACGCATGCCTCGGCAGAGTCACGACGCGTCGTTAAAGCCTTGGGGATTCACCGATCCTGAGATGAAGAGACGGAAGAGGATCGCCAAGTATAAGGTCTACACTGTTGAAGGTAAAGTCAAGGCTTCTTTGAGAAAAGGGCTACGTTGGATCAAGAACAAGTGCTTTCAGATCGTTCATGGGTGCTAG